One genomic segment of Colias croceus chromosome 16, ilColCroc2.1 includes these proteins:
- the LOC123698511 gene encoding flocculation protein FLO11-like, which translates to MRSALLCVLFTLIIHKGSRVRGDDFRPTPIPLDEWHPTNQDNQAGTLHEIIGTDSPVSVAAVPAHYWEDALRHSVYLTLVRDKIDQLIAKGDVISPNSKINQPVSKEIDDHDLWEKIKKAPFDRIQSEEPNSSGDVTIMAKGRLLESKEGFRFTEDDRSEEKCGNEKCADGVKAFWSVKRVRQRDQEISPGKYHYELTFSVISQIPKKQRKPYENPIRTFTVRETTPDRITDYPQEYKRTEPVHYTTSRPQRAIWFHKNIVPIPPHTRRQYSSGLDRIFSSIFSDDDASSYDQPQPKYRNNPTPPQIYQYSKIGHAGPAIDYHQQPRGNSKPYPYRNQPYKYARPPLQAPPAGPLNHHYLDYDSSPIVNGSPYPSQDTRVSPSQPVKSTRPAVLPTPVPIAPGPKDQTFDLESPMYIDSSDIKENVTRYSEMNNSHRPMYKPKPTPPKVNYFPDHIRPPVYNAPPGVFVTMDKKPFKPMPPLKHVYNSKPQKTIKPIDFRPSPQVHDPQSPNPDPLFDTAFRPITVNYADSSTTERIEHNVNVKKGQNKNRKNNVNSKKPNKKHQHENIKSHRITTATPDIITAQNLEEEIDTLDWANVLGAFTKTTPMVLQTEKSNDQETTTSFTTTGSAVTSPTSKGTTTTTMEATSKSTSTTTITTPKPPKRTRPPPKFTKQDKIKKHKRIIPTSSTTFAPEKSTVRRSTTESTPVISSTIKNIKKAFSWEVKNKTLSTSTTTTTTTTTARPTTTTKPVSTTATSTTTTTTTNAPKEPSTTGKPEFETSSPKRNRFRQSTLIYKGTSVKHDRWAFKNYSTNTQQAQNFRRTSNFQGYSHSTTPTTTHRTTEMTKSSTVSTDSPITESILQSQVADSLESNSVLPLDNENNENSQEESRDHSEYIFEHSSAANYNNNEVIGLELTTIDSVSQQNEIPKNKTKCQKKKQNISTTEVPAENFSEQITTPLTATEASATEDIFEQLFGFNFNSGTSSKDKEILEGQSSNHANFVKPVVDDDDDDLTDFMDELNKKGQHLNDHSKDDEYEDDDDDDDDEDDDDDDDDSSNEDDDDNDDSKPKKDHNSESSRDSRYESFNLDRPYSFLELMAME; encoded by the exons ATGCGGTCCGCGTTGCTTTGCGTTCTTTTTACGCTAATT ATACACAAAGGGAGCCGGGTTCGAGGTGACGACTTCAGGCCGACCCCGATACCCCTCGACGAATGGCACCCGACCAACCAGGACAACCAAGCGGGCACATTGCACGAAATTATCGGAACGGACTCACCGGTCTCCGTAGCCGCCGTTCCTGCTCACTACTGGGAAGATGCTTTGAGGCACAGCGTTTATCTTACCTTAGTGAGAGACAAGATTGATCAACTTATTGCAAAAGGTGACGTCATATCACCCAACAGCAAAATTAATCAACCAGTTTCGAAGGAAATCGATGACCACGACCTCTGggagaaaattaaaaaagctcCGTTCGACCGCATACAATCTGAAGAACCCAATTCTTCGGGAGACGTCACTATTATGGCCAAAGGACGGCTATTAGAAAGTAAAGAGGGTTTCAGATTCACCGAAGACGATCGATCAGAAGAAAAATGTGGCAACGAAAAGTGCGCGGATGGTGTGAAAGCATTTTGGTCAGTGAAACGAGTGCGCCAAAGGGATCAAGAAATATCTCCAGGAAAATATCACTATGAATTGACTTTTTCAGTTATTTCTCAGATCCCAAAAAAGCAACGAAAGCCCTACGAAAATCCCATCCGAACATTTACCGTCCGCGAGACTACTCCTGACAGAATAACGGATTATCCGCAAGAATATAAAAGAACGGAACCCGTGCACTATACGACATCGAGACCTCAGAGGGCTATttggtttcataaaaatatagttccaATTCCACCGCACACGAGACGACAGTATTCAAGCGGTTTGGATAGAatattttcttcaatattttccGATGACGATGCTTCATCATATGACCAACCACAACCGAAATATAGAAACAACCCAACGCCCCCGCAAATTTATCAATACTCAAAAATTGGACATGCAGGACCTGCAATAGACTATCATCAACAGCCGAGAGGAAATTCAAAACCCTATCCATATAGAAACCAGCCTTATAAATATGCACGCCCACCGCTTCAGGCTCCACCCGCAGGACCGCTCAATCATCATTACTTAGATTATGACTCAAGCCCTATTGTGAATGGCAGTCCATATCCATCTCAAGACACCAGAGTTTCACCGAGTCAACCCGTTAAATCAACGAGACCAGCAGTTTTACCCACGCCGGTCCCAATAGCTCCAGGTCCCAAAGACCAAACTTTTGACTTGGAAAGTCCTATGTATATAGACAGTTCAGATATTAAAGAGAATGTAACACGATATTCCGAAATGAATAATTCACACAGACCCATGTATAAGCCGAAGCCTACGCCTCCTAAAGTTAACTATTTTCCCGATCATATAAGACCACCAGTGTATAATGCGCCTCCTGGAGTATTTGTAACAATGGACAAAAAGCCTTTTAAGCCCATGCCGCCTTTGAAACATGTTTACAATTCTAAACcccaaaaaacaattaaaccgATCGATTTCAGACCAAGTCCGCAAGTTCACGACCCCCAGTCTCCAAATCCCGACCCATTATTTGACACTGCATTTAGACCAATAACCGTGAACTACGCTGACAGCAGCAcgactgaaagaatagaacaCAATGTCAACGTGAAAAAGggtcaaaataaaaaccgAAAGAATAACGTGAACAGTAAAAAACCGAATAAGAAACATCAACACGAAAATATCAAGTCGCACAGGATAACCACTGCAACTCCTGATATAATAACAGCTCAAAACTTAGAAGAAGAAATAGATACGCTAGACTGGGCAAATGTTCTTGGTGCGTTCACTAAAACAACACCAATGGTTCTGCAAACAGAAAAATCAAACGATCAAGAAACCACAACCAGTTTCACAACAACTGGCAGCGCTGTCACATCACCAACGTCGAAAggaacaacaacaacaactatGGAAGCAACATCCAAATCGACTTCGACTACAACCATAACAACTCCAAAGCCCCCGAAACGCACTCGCCCACCACCGAAATTTACTAAACAGgacaaaataaagaaacacaAACGAATCATACCTACATCGTCAACTACTTTCGCACCAGAAAAATCAACGGTACGAAGATCGACAACGGAATCAACACCTGTGATTAgttcaacaataaaaaacataaaaaaggcGTTCTCGTGGGAAGTTAAGAATAAAACGCTCTCAACTTCAACCACAACCACAACGACGACTACAACAGCCCGacctacaacaacaacaaaaccAGTTAGTACTACGGCGACCTCTACAACAAccacaacaacaacaaacgCTCCTAAAGAGCCATCGACCACCGGAAAACCAGAATTCGAGACAAGCTCTCCAAAAAGGAACCGTTTCAGACAATCTACTTTAATATATAAAGGAACTTCAGTCAAACATGACAGATGGgcgtttaaaaattatagtaCCAACACACAACAAGCACAAAACTTCAGAAGAACGTCCAACTTCCAAGGATACAGTCACTCCACGACACCAACAACCACACATAGAACAACAGAAATGACTAAAAGTAGCACTGTTAGTACCGACAGTCCTATCACAGAGAGTATCCTTCAGTCTCAGGTTGCCGATAGCTTAGAAAGTAACAGTGTATTGCCATTAGACAATGAAAATAACGAAAACAGCCAAGAAGAATCACGAGATCACTCCGAGTACATTTTTGAACACTCATCTGCAGCAAATTATAACAACAACGAAGTGATAGGTTTGGAATTAACAACTATTGATAGTGTTTCTCAACAAAATGAAATAccgaaaaataaaactaagtgtcaaaagaaaaaacaaaatatatccaCTACCGAAGTGCCCGCTGAGAATTTTAGTGAACAAATAACAACGCCTTTAACAGCGACAGAAGCATCGGCCACTGAAGACATATTTGAGCAGTTATTTGGCTTCAATTTTAACTCAGGCACAAGTTCAAAGGATAAAGAAATATTGGAAGGGCAAAGTTCAAATCATGCAAACTTTGTAAAACCGGTTGTTGACGATGATGATGACGATCTCACTGACTTTATGGACGAACTAAACAAAAAAGGCCAGCATTTAAATGATCACTCAAAAGACGATGAATAcgaagatgatgatgatgatgacgacGACGAGGACgatgatgatgacgatgaCGATTCTAGTAATGAAGACGATGATGACAATGATGACtcaaaaccaaaaaaagaccACAATTCCGAGTCAAGCAGGGATTCACGTTACGAAAGTTTCAATTTAGATCGTCCCTACAGTTTTCTAGAGTTAATGGCCATGGAGTAG